In the Chryseobacterium sp. MYb264 genome, one interval contains:
- a CDS encoding cation:dicarboxylate symporter family transporter, protein MVGLVIPTGYSFNLDGTNIYMTLASLFIAQALNSRSLKSCFLTLKIIFA, encoded by the coding sequence ATCGTAGGTCTAGTAATTCCTACCGGATATTCTTTTAACCTTGACGGCACCAATATCTACATGACGCTGGCTTCACTTTTTATCGCACAGGCATTAAATAGTCGCTCCTTAAAAAGCTGTTTTTTGACTTTGAAAATTATATTTGCCTAA
- a CDS encoding cation:dicarboxylate symporter family transporter produces the protein MHLPIEKQIMLLLVAMLSSKGAAGVTGAGFVTLAATLAVVPEIPIAGMTLILGIDKFMSECRALTNVIGNSVATVVVANWEKQLDKDQLHYCLDHPYEVEKKLEV, from the coding sequence ATTCATCTTCCGATTGAGAAACAGATCATGCTGCTTTTAGTAGCGATGTTAAGTTCTAAAGGAGCGGCAGGCGTTACAGGCGCCGGTTTTGTAACCTTAGCTGCAACACTCGCGGTAGTTCCTGAAATTCCGATTGCCGGAATGACTTTAATTTTGGGAATCGATAAATTTATGAGTGAATGCCGTGCCTTAACCAACGTTATTGGCAATTCTGTAGCGACTGTTGTGGTTGCCAACTGGGAAAAACAATTGGATAAAGACCAGCTGCATTATTGTCTGGATCATCCTTATGAGGTGGAAAAGAAGTTGGAGGTTTAG
- a CDS encoding IS5 family transposase: MLGKIREDLQQNLFKTRLTELINMEHPVVKLAGEISWDKMESEFEKLFSENGRPSIAIRKIAGMLLLKEMFKESDESVIERWIENAYWQYFTGETFFQTEQPFDPSNFVHFRKRIGDKGLEFLLGQSVSLHPKAKTEDEVQVDTTVQEKNITFPTDAKLAKKVIDNCRKIAEKESVVQRQSYRRVSKQLLRDAFFGHHPRRQKKAKMARKKLRTIGKRVLRELERKLPKDVLKGYEDVFKIYLKALTQERTTKDKIYSLHEPQVACIAKGKSGKAYEFGTKVAVVRGRKTGIISSVKRFSGNPHDSKTLEESLAQSERVRKSVGGTRPTKATTDRGFKGIKEVEGTAILLPAKKEKTKYGQQVARLRFRARAAIEPCISHLKRNHSLGLNFLKGVAGDINNALLAGIGYNLKMRLNQIKQQILLWLELVLRIFLGKYNFQSQKTAF; this comes from the coding sequence ATGTTAGGCAAAATAAGAGAGGATTTACAGCAGAATTTATTCAAGACCAGGCTTACGGAGCTTATTAATATGGAGCATCCGGTGGTAAAATTAGCTGGGGAGATTTCCTGGGATAAAATGGAGTCAGAGTTTGAGAAATTATTTTCAGAAAACGGAAGACCTTCTATTGCTATCCGTAAAATAGCAGGAATGCTTTTGCTCAAGGAAATGTTTAAAGAAAGTGATGAAAGTGTAATAGAGAGATGGATTGAGAATGCGTATTGGCAATATTTTACCGGAGAAACCTTTTTCCAGACAGAGCAGCCTTTCGATCCGAGCAATTTTGTACACTTCAGAAAAAGAATTGGAGATAAGGGTTTGGAATTTCTTTTGGGACAAAGCGTTTCTCTCCATCCCAAAGCCAAAACAGAAGATGAAGTTCAGGTAGATACGACGGTTCAGGAGAAGAACATTACCTTTCCTACCGATGCCAAATTAGCAAAAAAAGTAATCGACAATTGTAGAAAAATAGCAGAAAAAGAGAGCGTTGTACAAAGACAAAGCTACAGAAGAGTGAGCAAACAATTATTGCGGGACGCTTTTTTTGGACATCATCCCAGAAGACAGAAGAAGGCAAAAATGGCGAGGAAAAAGCTCAGGACGATTGGTAAAAGAGTTCTTCGGGAATTGGAAAGAAAACTTCCTAAAGATGTTTTGAAAGGCTACGAAGACGTTTTTAAAATTTACCTTAAAGCACTCACCCAAGAACGTACCACGAAAGATAAAATTTACAGTCTTCACGAGCCACAAGTTGCGTGTATTGCGAAAGGAAAATCGGGAAAAGCATACGAGTTTGGGACAAAAGTAGCAGTAGTAAGAGGTCGGAAAACAGGGATCATCAGCTCGGTAAAGAGATTTTCTGGCAATCCTCACGATAGTAAAACTCTTGAAGAATCATTGGCACAGAGTGAGAGGGTAAGAAAATCCGTTGGCGGAACAAGACCTACGAAAGCCACTACAGACAGAGGATTTAAAGGAATCAAAGAAGTGGAAGGAACAGCAATTTTGCTTCCCGCAAAAAAAGAAAAAACAAAATATGGGCAACAAGTAGCCAGATTAAGATTCCGGGCAAGAGCAGCCATAGAACCTTGTATCTCTCATTTAAAAAGAAACCACTCCTTAGGATTAAACTTCCTGAAAGGAGTGGCTGGAGATATTAATAATGCATTATTAGCAGGGATTGGATACAATTTGAAGATGAGATTGAATCAAATCAAACAACAAATTCTTCTTTGGCTCGAACTTGTTCTCCGAATCTTTTTAGGCAAATATAATTTTCAAAGTCAAAAAACAGCTTTTTAA